In Chloroflexota bacterium, the DNA window TCGCGAAGAATCCTTGCCAGCGGCTTTCGCAGGCTGGCCTCATCGTCGACAAGAAGCACGCACAAAGATTGGTCTGTCATGGTTCGGTCACTCCAGTTTTGCAGCCGGCAACGAGATTAAGAATGTTGTTTCGAAGGGCACGACGCTTCTCTCGACGCGAATAGTCCCCCCCAGGGACTCGACCAGGTTTCGGGCAAAGTACAAGCCCAACCCCGATCCCTTTGGACGGGTAGAAAAGCCGAGGGCGAAGATGCGCTCCCAGAGCACTTTATGGATTCCTGGTCCATTATCGGTAAATCGAATCTGAACGGGCCTTTGACTGCTCGTGTCGAACGTTGTACCGACCATAAGCATTCCGTCCTCCGCTTTGATGGACGAAACATGTTGAATGGCGTTGAGCATCAGGTTTAGAAAAACTTGCTGGAGCGCCGCCGGATTGCCGGCCGCCGCGGGAAGGTCGGAAAAACGCTCGATCTGAATCTTAACGCGGCTCCGTCGGGCGGTGGAGCGCATTAACGCTGCTGACCGTCCCAATACAGTGTTGACATCGACCAGGCCGCCTTGGCCCGGTCGCATCATTTGCTGAAATAAGCCTATCGTCGTGCGCAACTCTGAAGTAGCCCCTGTCAGTGCTTCGGCCTCCGCCTTAATGTTCGCAAAACCGGAGATATTGACCACTTCCGAATGATTTATCTGCAGAGCGTTGCAGTCGTTTTGCAGGTTTCTGAGTCGCATCTCGATGCCCGACAGCGCATTATAGATGTCATGGCCCATGCCAGCCGCCATCTGGCCATGAAGGACGAGCGTATTGACCTGCTGGACGTGGCGGGTCAACAGGTCGCGCTCCAACGCCGCTGACAATGAGATTGCCGTAGCCAGGGCATCTCGCACTCGATAGGGATGAAAGGCATTTTGGGTTTTCGCAAACAGAAACAACCCATGATGCGTATCTTCTTGCATCCTGACAGGGACACCGATGCAGGATCCAAAGGGAAGTAAGCCTAGCAGCTTCTGGAACTTCCTCTCGGCCCGTGCTGGAACCTGGTTCTCGAAAACAGTCTGGTCTTCCTCGATGACATCGCCAACGGGACTTTGCTCCAGCCCATAGAGGGCCTCTCGGTGGATCATCGCATCGCCTGCCTGGGCTAGAACCGAGATTGCTGCAGAGGTTGAGCTCTTGTGAAACAACAGCGCGGCATCAGCCTTGCTAGCCTTCACCAGGTGTTCTAAGCCGCTTTGCAATTGCTCGGTTAGTGACCCACCCCGTTTTATGGCGCTTGCAAAGGTCTCGAATGGAGCCTGTTGATCACTGGTGGCAGACGATTCAGTTGCTCGCCAGGGTACCAGCGGTTTTCCAGAGTTGACGGCCTGAAGAAACTCCCTGATCTCCGTTAGGTCAAGAGGTTTGGAAATTACTGCTACCACGCGCAGGGCTTCGATATCGAGTACGCGCTCGGCCAGCCATTCTGGTGTGCTCATGACAGCGATTGCTGTCTCTGCCAGGTCCTCTTGTCCATCCTTCAACAGATCCAATCCATCCTCGCCGGAAAGATCAATATCCAGAAGCATGGCAGCGTATTGTTCTGTCTTCAACCGGGCTCTGGTAGTGGTCAGGTCGCCGGTGTTTTCAGCCTGACATCCTAGACCTATCAGCCAGTTGACCAATGGAATGGCGACATCCTCGCGATCGTCGACGACAAGAATCTTTCCATTCAAAACCAGCCTATCTCTGATGTGCTCGTCGAGTGCTCTTGCCTGAGTGTCATCTTGTATCTCCGGCTCATGGCGTGCTTGCAGGCGCTTCCATTTCTCCAAGGCCTTTGCTGCCTTGGCTATCTGCAACGAGCGTTTCCGAACGCTGAGCCGGACGTTACGTTGTTTGGCGTCGATTCGGGTGATGACCGCTTCTACGGTATCTTCCACCCAGACCACGTCTTCCGGACGTTCAACTTTCCACGTGGCTAGTTGATCCAACGGCACCAGACCGTCAACACCGGGAAGAATCTCCACAAACGCGCCGTAAGGCCTGATACTAATGACTGTTCCCTGAACGACGCTGCCAACCCTATACATCGTCGCGACTTTATCCCACGGGTCGGCGAGAGTGGCTCGATGGCTGAGTTCCATATGTTTGCCAGTCTCGGGCAGCTTGATGATGATAGCCTGAACGCGGTCGCCCTCCTGCACGATTTCCAGCGGTTCGAATGAGGAGGCCCAGGAAAGCTCTCGGCGGCGAATATAGGCCTGCGTGCCGTCGGTCAGACGCACAAAGACGCCGAACGGAAACACTTGCTCCACAATGGCGTCGACGCCTTGGCCAACATTGAATGCGGATTTGCGTTGGCTGCTCATAATTTTCGGAAGCACTTGTAGTCGATGAAGGGAACCATTATCTGCAATGATATCACAAAATGGACTTTTTGTGCTGACCATTTTGCTGTCAGTTTGCTCGCAATCGTCTTGTTTTCACCCCGAATGCGTTCCGCCCCCCAGGTCAGGTTATCCGCGGCCATTTGCCGGATGAGTGAAATGGTCTCAGCAGGGATTCTCGGTGATTGTGACTTGGGATTGGACTTTCGTCGCCAGATGAAACGAAAGAGTTCACGATGCCAACGCAGAATCGTATCGGGTTGGACAATGAGCAGAGCGTGCTTCCAGAAAGGAGTGGCGCGAAAGAACAAGAGGAGTTTGATGCGATCGAAGTTATTGAGTTGCGGATGCTGGCTCTGGCGTTGGAGGATGATGAATTGCTGACGCAGGAGGGCGTTTTCGGCGATGAGATCGGCTTTGCTGCGAGTCAGGTCGGCGGTAGCACCACGCACAAGGGAAAGGGTGTTGGGTTTGAGTCAGCGTTTGATCGAACAGCGCTTTTCACGCCGTCGGGGCTTTGCTACGCCGCTTCTGGTACCTTCGAGAGCAGTGTCACCCGTCCGAAACGGGCGACGTCCACGACCTCGTGGACAGGGCTGTAACCAGCACGGTATGGCTCGCTTCGCTCGCCCTTTCATCCTTCTGCATCTCTTGAGCGCTTCTGGCATTCTCGAGTGGCTGGCCTTCGTTCTGTATGAAAATCGTTTCTTCGAATTTGATGCGAGCATCATGCTGAATGGTGAACAGCCAATCAAGACAGACTGTACGTACGTTGGTTGCTATCACGCTTCAATACAGCTAATTGATGGTTGGTACGTATCCTCCATCGACTCGGATATTCGCGCCATGCACATAACTCGCTAGTTCGCTGGCCAGAAAGACCACTACGCTGGCAATCTCATCAACCTGCCCCATTCTGGCAAACGGTATATCACCCATCATCTGGTTCATTGCTGCCTCAACTTCTGCCGCCGTCTTCCCCATGCTCTGCGCCAGACCCATTTCAACCATATTGGGTGTTAGGATGGCACCCGGACTGACGCTGTTGATTGTCACGCCATCCCCCTTCATCGCCTGCGCCATCGCAACAGTCAGATTGAGAACAGCCGCCTTCGTTGTCGAATATGCGCCCATGCCCGCTGGGGGCTTAATCGCCGCTGCGCTCGAGATATTGATTATCCGGCCCCATCCCTGTTCTTGCATGGCCGGTAACAAGCGCTGCATCAAACGCACCATGGAAAGAACGTTGATATTGTACGCTGCGGCCCATTGGGACGGAGGCGATGTCATGTCGTCTTGGTGTTCGCCGCCGGCCGCGTTGTTCACCAGAATATCGATGGCTCTGAGTTCTGCTTGGGCCAAGTCGATGACGCGCGCGGTTGCGGCATCATCGCTCAGGTCGCCGACAGCAACGATGGCTTTTCCGCCCGTCTGGTGGATCTCGGCTGCCACCCGTTCAGCTTGATCGCCGCGACGGCCATTCACAATCACTGTCGCCCCTTCGGCAGCAAACCGTTTGGCGATCCCTTCGCCAATGCCGCCTGTACTGCCCGTGACCAATACTCGTTTGCTCTCCAATCCCAAGTCCATTGTGTGATTTCTCCTTTCGAGATTTGTCCGTTATCTGATGGTCGATTTGAATGCTCTCAGAGCAACCGCCATGCCCAGAATCGCGAAGGCCAAGGTGACGCCAAAGCAAAGCCATAAGGGAATTGGGTCGACACTGCCCATGCTCGGTGCCGGGGCCATGGTGATTTGTCGTAATCCGGTGACGGCGTATGTGGTCGGGTTAAGCATTGCCCCAATTTGCATCCAGACGGGCAAGGTAGCTAATGGATAGAGTGAATTGCTCCAGAACAGCAGGGGGAGCTGCAGCATGAAGATCATCATGTGGTAGCCGGCAGAGCTATCCGTTCTCGATGCAACGGCCAGCGCGATCCCGGAAAACCCAATGCCGTAACCGGCGATCAGCAGGAAGCCGCCCAACCAGCCCAGGGGATTTGCGTTCAACCGGGCGCCCAACAGGATGCCCACGATTAGGATGATTATCGACTGGATCATCACAGTGGTTGTGATGCTCAGCGCGTGGCCCAGCAGGATGCTGAGACGGGGAATAGGCGCCACCAGGTATTCCTTCACGATACCTGCCATACGTTCGTTGAGCCAGGTGGAGCCGCCGCCAATGGCAGCGCCCACGGCGGTGAGGGCGACGATGCCCGGCAGGATGAAGGTCAGGTATCCCTCTCCACTTCCCGGCATGACAGCCCCCATCAGGCTGCGCATGCCTACGCCAAACAGCACAACCCACAAGATTGGCTGGAACAGCATCCCAAAAACCTCTTCCGAGTGGACGAGGGTCTTCCTCATCTGCTTTTGCCACAATATGATCGATGCGCTCATAGGTTAGTCTCCATATTTGCTCCGGGCAGCTATTTGTCTCGCAATTGGCGGCCGGTATATTTCAGAAAGACATCACCCAGGCTCGGTTTGGAAATGGAAACATCGTCAACATGGAAACCACTTGCCTGAGATGCCTTGATGATTTCAAGCAGACGACCTGAACCGGAGCCGGCGCTGATCTGGATCACACCATTGCCGCCGTCGACGCCTTGAACGAAGGGTAAGACTGATACCTGCTCAATGAATGTCTCTTTGTCGCCCGCGCCATCAACATGGAATACGTCGGCCCCCATCTGATTGATGAGTTTCTGCGGCGGACCTTCAACAACGATGCGCCCATGATCGATGATGGCCACCCGATCGGCCAACGCCTCCGCTTCTTCCATGTAATGGGTAGTCAGAAGCAGAGTGATGTCTGTATTCTGCTTCAGATTGCGGATATATTCCCAGATATTGACCCGGTTCTGGGGGTCCAGTCCCTGGGTTGGCTCATCCAACAAGAGCACTTGGGGATCGGTCATCAAGCCACGAGCCAGTTCCAGGCGTCGTTTCATGCCACCGGAGTAGGTGTTGGTGCGCCGGTCGGCCGCCTCTTCCATCTGCACCAACGCCAGTAGCGCATTGATTTTGTCCTGGCGTCGGGCTTTCTCCATGTTGTACAGCCGTCCGTGGAAATCCAACGACTCCCTTCCGGTCAGATCAGGATCCAGCACGATCTCCTGGAACGTCACGCCGATACGGCGTCGCACCTCGGCGGCTTGTTTGACCGCGTCATAGCCGGCGACCGTGGCCACCCCGGCAGTTGGTTCCAGCAGCGTGGTTAGCATGGAAATGGTCGTCGTTTTGCCTGCGCCATTGGGACCCAGTAGCGCGTAGATCGTGTTCTTCTCGATGGTCAGATCTATCCCATCGACCGCCAATATCTGTCCATCGTAGCGCTTGACTAGACCCGTGGTTTCGATGGCAAGGCTCGACCCATTCGAATCGCTCATGGTGTTGCTACTCCTTCTGTTCCGAAATCGGAATCTCCTTGCTGGAGTCGGGCGAGAAGCTCGCCCAGCCACGACAGTTCATTGGCGTAGAAGCGGTGCAGGTATGCCACGCCCAGGTGACTTTCCCGTATCTCACTGGGAAAGGCCTCCAGTTGCTCAAAATGCTCCTTTACCACCTGCCGCCGCTGTCGCAAGAGTGAAGTCGCTTCCTCCAACGGCAGCGCATCCAGGTAGTTGAGCGCCACGGCCGAGGGCAGTTCCGGCGTCGGGTAGGTAGCAAGGCTCTCCCGCAGAAGTTGCTGGAACGCCGCCTCACCCTTAGGCGTGACCGTGTATACTCGCCGGGGCGGCCGATTGCCTTCCTGTTCCTGATGAGCGGCAATCCAGCCATCCTGCTCCATGTTTTTCAGAAGCTTGTAGGCATTCGATTTGGTCAGTGTGATGGCGAGCCCTGAGCTTTGGTTCAACATCTCATTGAGCTGGTAACCGTGCATAGCCTGGCTCCGCAAGCCACCCAGCAACACCAGTTTTTTCTCCATAAGGTTTCGCTCTATAGTGCCAAGATATATACTCGCTAGTGACTAGTCAATAGTGACTATATCCAAAAAAGTCATGATGTCAAATTGAAGAACGGGTCGTTCAGGCGAGTAGGTTTGGCATGAAGATGTCGATTTCTTCCCTCACCCTCTCCGCGACCTCTCGTGTTGGCTACCACGCACATCCGTTCGCTTTTGGAGGATGTTGCGTCGGATAGTAAGAGAGAATACGATCAGTTCGCTTGGGTCGAGCGACTCCATTTGAGCAGTTGCATGGTCAAAACTACGTTCCACCCCAGCAATAGAACGAGGAGATGCAACAATTGCCATGCACCTGGCGTGCGAAAGCAGCATTGGAGCGCGTTGACACCCCTTGCTTTGACCCCCAGTAGAAAACCGTGCCTCTTTCCTGAACCGAGTTGATCAGCCGGTGGGATCGGGATGCGTTGCTGCAGGCCCTGGTGTGGCCTTGCTTTCTTGTAGAACGCCACGAATTCTTGCGAGACACCATTGAGATGCCTGTAATTGAGGATGATCATGTGATCCAGGCACCCCCTGCGTAAGGTCCCGATTTAACCGATAAGAGCTGACCGTAGTGCATCTCGATGCACCCAGGGGATGGACTAGGGGCGCGGGCCTCGTTACTTCGTACGGATGACGCTAATCAGCACCGCTACAAGGATAATCAACCCCCGGATCACTTCCTGGGCAAAGGGGTTAATGCCCATCAATACCATGCCATTGCCGAGCAGACCGATGAACAGTACCCCCAAAAAGGTGCCGAAGATCGTTCCCTCGCCGCCCATCAGACTGGTGCCGCCGATGATGACCGCCGCGATGACCTCAAACTCCAGGCCCATCGCAATGTTCGATGATCCGGACATGATTCTGGACGACAGGATGATGCCGCTGAAGGCTGACAGAAATCCAACCAGGGCAAAGGTTGTGATGCGCGTCTTCCATACGCTGATACCCGAGAGTCTCGCAGACTCTTCGTTACCCCCAACGGCGTAGACCGATCGGCCATACACGGTGCGGATACTGATGAAGTGGAAAATAACAAAGGTCACCAGCATGATGATCACTGGTACCGGAATCACGTCGAAAACGTAACCGCCTCCCCAGAAGTTGAATCCGTCACTGAATGGGGTAATGGGAAAGGCATTGGTGATCAGCCGGGCTGCGCCCCGGAGGCTCATAAACAGGGCCAGAGTGACCACGAAGGCCGGCACCGCCCACTTCACCCGAATATAGCCGGCGGCGGCGTGAATGGCTGCTCCCTGAATCACCACGAAAATCACAGCGAGCCAGAGGGGCCAGCCTTGCTGGATTGCCAGTACCCCTAACAGTGCCGAGGCCCAGGCTACGGCGGAGCCGACACTCACATCAATGTCGCCGGAGATAATCATAAAAGTCATGCCACAAGCGATAATGCCGTTGAATGCGACCGCCCGCAGCACGTTCAGCAGATTTCTGGGTGTGAGAAAGTTAGGCGCAAAGATCGCCAGGCCAAGAAACAGAATAACCAGGGCAATCAAAAGACCCGAACGAGAGGCAAGATCGCCAGCCTTTGAGGAAAATGTTGGCTTGGATTGGGTTTCAACTGCGTTTGTCATTCGGATAATTCCTCCATCGCCAGCGACATTAACTGTTCCAGGTCGACTTCATCGTGTTGTTTTTCGTGGGTTATGCGCCCCTGGTTCATGATCAGGATCCTGTCGGAAACATCCAGCACTTCCTCGATTTCCGATGACACAAACAGCACGGCCAATCCCTGCCGCGCCAGGTCGCGCACCAGCGTAAAAATCTGCTCTTTGGCCTGGATGTCGATGCCCCGTGTCGGTTCATCCATCATCAGCACTTCGGGCAGCGTGTTCAGCCAGTTGCCGATGACAACCTTCTGCTGATTGCCACCACTCAAGGTTCGCGTCTGAACGTCCAGGCTGGCTGTTCTTATATCCAGGTTTCCAACCATATCTTCGGCCAGCTCCTGTTCCTTTCCGGGATTCAAGACCCCGTTGTTGCTGACGCGCTGCAGAGAGGCCAGGGTCAGGTTATCCTCGACCGGGAATACGAGGACCAGGCCCTCCCGTTTTCTGTCTTCCGGGGTGAATCCGATTCCGTTGGCCTTCATTGCAATAGGGCCGGGTTTGTCGATGAGCGTATCGTCCACACGGATCTCGCCACTGTCGATGGGATCAAGGCCGAAAATGGCTCGCAGCAACTCTGTGCGTCCTGAGCCAAGCAGCCCGGCGATTCCCAAAACTTCACCGGACCGGAGATCCAGGGAAACATCATTCAGCAGGCCGTGGCGGTTCAGGTTTCTCACCGACAGCTTGACCCGGCCTAACTTGGCATCCCGTTGCCACTCCGTACGCTGCCAGGCGCCGCCGATCATCATGCTGGTGATGCGCTCAGGCGTGGCCTCTTCCACCGGAATCGTACCGATCTTCCTGCCATCTCGCAGTACGGTGACGCTATCGGCTACTCTGGGAATCTCCTGAAGCCGGTGCGTCACGTAGATGATTGCCCGCCCTTGTTCAGCCAGACGACGCACGACCCTGTGTAACGTATCGACCTCTTCGGCAGGCAATGCGCTGGAGGGTTCGTCCAGTATCATCACGCGTGGGTCAAAGGAGATGGCCTTGGCGATTTCAACCAACTGTTGCTGTGCCACATTCAGGCGAGATGCTTGCTGGGAAAGGTCAATATCAACCTCAAGCTGACCAAGCGCCTCATCAGCAGTCCGCAACATTTCTTTTCGGTCAATGAAGGTTATTCCAAGCCTTTTTTGTTTTGGCCAACGGCCCAGCAGGATGTTCTCGGCAACGGTCAATCCTGGCACCAGGCTCATTTCCTGATAGACGGTGCTAATGCCCTGCTCGAAGGAGTCCTGGGGTGATTTGAAGATCACTTCCTGATCGTCGATGGTGATGGTTCCGTCATCGGGGCCGATCGCGCCGCTCAATATCTTCACCAGGGTAGACTTGCCGGCACCGTTTTTTCCCAGCAGGGCCCGCACCTCGCCCGTATGCAACGTGAAATCCATATTGTCAAGGGCCTTCACACCGGGATACTGTTTACTCAGACCTCTGGTCTGCAAGATGGCGGTCATAGACACACTTCCTGATCGAAATCTGGTTCTCGGACGGTCCGGTGTTTCCCAAACCGCCCGAAAACCTCGAAAACTATCTCTGGCTGGTTATTCGATTTCGAAGACGGCGTTGCCCTCGGTTTCGACGAATCGATTGATCATCTCATCGTCGCCGCGACCGAAGTAGATGGTCGGGGTATTGATTACTGATTCTACCTTTTCGCCGCCGAGTACCTTCAGCATGGTCATGAAGGTGTCATAACCCATCTGGAAAGGTGCCTGGCCGGTGACACCCTGCAGGATGTCGTTGTCAGCCTGAAGCATCTGAGCCATCTGGTTGTTCATGTCGGTGCCGACCACAAACACTTCACCAGCCAGGCCGGAGGACTGAACCGCCAGCGCGTGGGCTACGGTGCCACCCTCGTTGGCAGCCCAGAGCAGGTTGATGGTGGGATTGGCTTCGAGCATGGCTTCCGACACAGGCAGCGCGTCGTCTGCCACCCAGCCGGCCTGATCGGCAACGACTTCCACACCCGGTAATTGAGTTACCTGTGTCAGGAAGCCTTCCTTGCGGGGCGGACAACCTTCGAACTGGTCGCAGTTGAGCAGGCCGATCGTAGCGTTGCCATCCAACTGTTCTTCGATAAACTTGACGGCGGCTGCACCGGTTGTGCTGCCCAGGTCTTCGTTCTTGGTTACCAGGTATGCATCGGCGATACCCTCTTCACTGACACAGGTGTTGAAGCAGATGATAGTGATGCCGGCTTCCTTGGCCCTCTTCAAGGCCGCAACAGAGCCATCAGCTGAGATGGGGGTGATGAGAATCGCATCGACCCCGCGAGTGATGTAGTCGTCGATCATGCTGCTTTCCTTGGCCAGATCGTTCTCGGTGTTGCCGAGGATCAGTTCGGAACCGGCTTCGTCGGCAGCGGCTGCCATACCGTTCTGAACGGTCTGCATGAAGGTATCGCTCTGGAAGACGACGCCGGCTATGGTCAGGTCTTCGCCACTCATCATGGGCTTTTCTTCCATGGCGCCAGCATCGGCTCCGGGTACCTCGAATACCGCGTTGCCCTCGGTTTTGACGAATCGATTGATCATCTCATCGTCGCCGCGACCGAAATAGATGGTTGGCGTGTTTTGCAGGGCGGAAACAGTCTCACCTGCCAGCGCAGCCAAGGTGGTGTTCAAGGCATCGAAGCCCATCTGGAAGGGTGCCTGGCCGGTGACACCCTGAAGGATGTTATTATCGGCCTGAAGCATCTGGGCCATCTGGTTGTTCATGTCGGTGCCGACCACAAACACTTCACCAGCCAGGCCGGAGGACTGAACCGCCAGCGCGTGGGCCACGGTGCCACCCTCGTTGGCAGCCCAGAGCAGGTTGATGGTGGGATTGGCTTCGAGCATGGCTTCCGACACAGGCAGCGCGTCGTCTGCTACCCAGCCGGCCTGATCGGCAACGACTTCCACACCCGGTAATTGAGTTACCTGTGCCAGGAAGCCTTCCTTGCGGGGCGGACAACCTTCGAACTGGTCGCAGTTGAGCAGGCCGATCGTAGCGTTGCCATCCAACTGTTCTTCGATAAACTTGACGGCGGCTGCACCGGTTGTGCTGCCCAGGTCTTCGTTCTTGGTTACCAGGTATGCATCGGCGATACCCTCTTCACTGACACAGGTGTTGAAGCAGATGATAGTGATGCCGGCTTCCTTGGCCCTCGTCAAGGCCGCAACAGAGCCATCAGCTGAGATGGGGGTGATGAGAATCGCATCGACCCCGCGAGTGATGTAGTCGTCGATCATGCTGCTTTCCTTGGCCAGATCGTTCTCGGTGTTGCCAAGGATCAACTCGACGCCCGCTTCGTCAGCGGCTGCCTGAATACCATTCTGAACGGTCTGCATGAAGGTATCGCTCTGGAAGACAACGCCGGCTATCACCAGTTTGTCATCCTGATCGGTCGCAGGTGCCGCATCTTCAGTGCCAGGTTGTTCGTCGGAAGTGGCCGGTACTGCTGGTGCTGCAGTCGGCGCACAGCCTGCTACGAGCAGGCCAATCATGAGCGCCAGCGCGAGGACTGGCAAAAAGCGTTTGAGATTCATCAGGTTCTCCTCTCATTGTGAGTAGTGATTCGAATTCAATCGAAGGTCTGAATGGTCGGCACGATCGGGCAGTTCAATGTCTTCGGGAATAACGGCACCTCCTTTCAATGTAACATCAACTCCTCAATGACTTTTCACTTAACGGCGTAAGGTTCTGATAGAGACCATGCAATTGACCAAACGCCTGCTGGTAAGCGGCTACATAGTCCTGATAATGGCGATGGTAGGCGGGTCGGGGCTCCGTACGGCTGGTGGTCCGGGCAAAACGACGGGCAGCAGCGGCCATGTCGGGATAAATCCCTACCGCGTGGCCGCCCATGATGGCGCAGCCCAGGGCAGCAATGTCTTCCCGCTGCAGACGAACGTAGGGCACGCCCAGCACGTCAGCCTTGATCTGGTTCCAGAGATCACTGTTGGCCCCGCCGCCGATAACCCGCACCTCGCTGAATTGAGCATCGGGGATGTATTCGCGAACGACGTCCAACGCCTGAGCATAGTCGAAAGCGATCGATTCAAGAACAGCCCGATAGAAGTGGGGTTTACGGTGCGTCCAGGTGAAGCCCAGCCAGGCACCGCGCACGTTCGGATCACTGGGGCAGGCACGACCCACCAGATGAGGAATGAACAGTAGACCTTCGGCTCCCGGCGGGATTTCGGCTGCTTGGGCGTCGAGCAATTGATAGGCAGTCGTGCCTTCTGCCCTGG includes these proteins:
- a CDS encoding ABC transporter permease produces the protein MTNAVETQSKPTFSSKAGDLASRSGLLIALVILFLGLAIFAPNFLTPRNLLNVLRAVAFNGIIACGMTFMIISGDIDVSVGSAVAWASALLGVLAIQQGWPLWLAVIFVVIQGAAIHAAAGYIRVKWAVPAFVVTLALFMSLRGAARLITNAFPITPFSDGFNFWGGGYVFDVIPVPVIIMLVTFVIFHFISIRTVYGRSVYAVGGNEESARLSGISVWKTRITTFALVGFLSAFSGIILSSRIMSGSSNIAMGLEFEVIAAVIIGGTSLMGGEGTIFGTFLGVLFIGLLGNGMVLMGINPFAQEVIRGLIILVAVLISVIRTK
- a CDS encoding ATP-binding cassette domain-containing protein — translated: MSDSNGSSLAIETTGLVKRYDGQILAVDGIDLTIEKNTIYALLGPNGAGKTTTISMLTTLLEPTAGVATVAGYDAVKQAAEVRRRIGVTFQEIVLDPDLTGRESLDFHGRLYNMEKARRQDKINALLALVQMEEAADRRTNTYSGGMKRRLELARGLMTDPQVLLLDEPTQGLDPQNRVNIWEYIRNLKQNTDITLLLTTHYMEEAEALADRVAIIDHGRIVVEGPPQKLINQMGADVFHVDGAGDKETFIEQVSVLPFVQGVDGGNGVIQISAGSGSGRLLEIIKASQASGFHVDDVSISKPSLGDVFLKYTGRQLRDK
- a CDS encoding SDR family oxidoreductase; the encoded protein is MVTGSTGGIGEGIAKRFAAEGATVIVNGRRGDQAERVAAEIHQTGGKAIVAVGDLSDDAATARVIDLAQAELRAIDILVNNAAGGEHQDDMTSPPSQWAAAYNINVLSMVRLMQRLLPAMQEQGWGRIINISSAAAIKPPAGMGAYSTTKAAVLNLTVAMAQAMKGDGVTINSVSPGAILTPNMVEMGLAQSMGKTAAEVEAAMNQMMGDIPFARMGQVDEIASVVVFLASELASYVHGANIRVDGGYVPTIN
- a CDS encoding substrate-binding domain-containing protein, with translation MNLKRFLPVLALALMIGLLVAGCAPTAAPAVPATSDEQPGTEDAAPATDQDDKLVIAGVVFQSDTFMQTVQNGIQAAADEAGVELILGNTENDLAKESSMIDDYITRGVDAILITPISADGSVAALTRAKEAGITIICFNTCVSEEGIADAYLVTKNEDLGSTTGAAAVKFIEEQLDGNATIGLLNCDQFEGCPPRKEGFLAQVTQLPGVEVVADQAGWVADDALPVSEAMLEANPTINLLWAANEGGTVAHALAVQSSGLAGEVFVVGTDMNNQMAQMLQADNNILQGVTGQAPFQMGFDALNTTLAALAGETVSALQNTPTIYFGRGDDEMINRFVKTEGNAVFEVPGADAGAMEEKPMMSGEDLTIAGVVFQSDTFMQTVQNGMAAAADEAGSELILGNTENDLAKESSMIDDYITRGVDAILITPISADGSVAALKRAKEAGITIICFNTCVSEEGIADAYLVTKNEDLGSTTGAAAVKFIEEQLDGNATIGLLNCDQFEGCPPRKEGFLTQVTQLPGVEVVADQAGWVADDALPVSEAMLEANPTINLLWAANEGGTVAHALAVQSSGLAGEVFVVGTDMNNQMAQMLQADNDILQGVTGQAPFQMGYDTFMTMLKVLGGEKVESVINTPTIYFGRGDDEMINRFVETEGNAVFEIE
- a CDS encoding PadR family transcriptional regulator, producing the protein MEKKLVLLGGLRSQAMHGYQLNEMLNQSSGLAITLTKSNAYKLLKNMEQDGWIAAHQEQEGNRPPRRVYTVTPKGEAAFQQLLRESLATYPTPELPSAVALNYLDALPLEEATSLLRQRRQVVKEHFEQLEAFPSEIRESHLGVAYLHRFYANELSWLGELLARLQQGDSDFGTEGVATP
- a CDS encoding S1 RNA-binding domain-containing protein — translated: MVSTKSPFCDIIADNGSLHRLQVLPKIMSSQRKSAFNVGQGVDAIVEQVFPFGVFVRLTDGTQAYIRRRELSWASSFEPLEIVQEGDRVQAIIIKLPETGKHMELSHRATLADPWDKVATMYRVGSVVQGTVISIRPYGAFVEILPGVDGLVPLDQLATWKVERPEDVVWVEDTVEAVITRIDAKQRNVRLSVRKRSLQIAKAAKALEKWKRLQARHEPEIQDDTQARALDEHIRDRLVLNGKILVVDDREDVAIPLVNWLIGLGCQAENTGDLTTTRARLKTEQYAAMLLDIDLSGEDGLDLLKDGQEDLAETAIAVMSTPEWLAERVLDIEALRVVAVISKPLDLTEIREFLQAVNSGKPLVPWRATESSATSDQQAPFETFASAIKRGGSLTEQLQSGLEHLVKASKADAALLFHKSSTSAAISVLAQAGDAMIHREALYGLEQSPVGDVIEEDQTVFENQVPARAERKFQKLLGLLPFGSCIGVPVRMQEDTHHGLFLFAKTQNAFHPYRVRDALATAISLSAALERDLLTRHVQQVNTLVLHGQMAAGMGHDIYNALSGIEMRLRNLQNDCNALQINHSEVVNISGFANIKAEAEALTGATSELRTTIGLFQQMMRPGQGGLVDVNTVLGRSAALMRSTARRSRVKIQIERFSDLPAAAGNPAALQQVFLNLMLNAIQHVSSIKAEDGMLMVGTTFDTSSQRPVQIRFTDNGPGIHKVLWERIFALGFSTRPKGSGLGLYFARNLVESLGGTIRVERSVVPFETTFLISLPAAKLE
- a CDS encoding sugar ABC transporter ATP-binding protein, which produces MTAILQTRGLSKQYPGVKALDNMDFTLHTGEVRALLGKNGAGKSTLVKILSGAIGPDDGTITIDDQEVIFKSPQDSFEQGISTVYQEMSLVPGLTVAENILLGRWPKQKRLGITFIDRKEMLRTADEALGQLEVDIDLSQQASRLNVAQQQLVEIAKAISFDPRVMILDEPSSALPAEEVDTLHRVVRRLAEQGRAIIYVTHRLQEIPRVADSVTVLRDGRKIGTIPVEEATPERITSMMIGGAWQRTEWQRDAKLGRVKLSVRNLNRHGLLNDVSLDLRSGEVLGIAGLLGSGRTELLRAIFGLDPIDSGEIRVDDTLIDKPGPIAMKANGIGFTPEDRKREGLVLVFPVEDNLTLASLQRVSNNGVLNPGKEQELAEDMVGNLDIRTASLDVQTRTLSGGNQQKVVIGNWLNTLPEVLMMDEPTRGIDIQAKEQIFTLVRDLARQGLAVLFVSSEIEEVLDVSDRILIMNQGRITHEKQHDEVDLEQLMSLAMEELSE
- a CDS encoding ABC transporter permease produces the protein MSASIILWQKQMRKTLVHSEEVFGMLFQPILWVVLFGVGMRSLMGAVMPGSGEGYLTFILPGIVALTAVGAAIGGGSTWLNERMAGIVKEYLVAPIPRLSILLGHALSITTTVMIQSIIILIVGILLGARLNANPLGWLGGFLLIAGYGIGFSGIALAVASRTDSSAGYHMMIFMLQLPLLFWSNSLYPLATLPVWMQIGAMLNPTTYAVTGLRQITMAPAPSMGSVDPIPLWLCFGVTLAFAILGMAVALRAFKSTIR